A genomic stretch from Tribolium castaneum strain GA2 chromosome 6, icTriCast1.1, whole genome shotgun sequence includes:
- the LOC662558 gene encoding sodium-dependent nutrient amino acid transporter 1, translated as MDETTKNRGKWGNSIEFLMSCIAMNVGLGNIWRFPFVAYENGGGAFLIPYISVLILLGRPMYYLEMCLGQFSSRGNVEMFESIAQVLKGVGFGQLIGTFSVATYYCSLMALTLYYLIHSFRPDLPWSQCDPNWGRDTWLGNNTCIPSKSTEVGVENSVSSAEAWFRIEVLREATDLSHGIGYPNWELTLCLLCSWIITFCICAKGVQSSGKAAYFLAIFPFIILFALLIRSVTLEGAGQGILYFVKPNWEKLLSAQVWYAAVTQCFFSLNIGFGSVTMYASYNSFDHNVYRDAMVVTTLDTFTSFLSGLIIFGILGNLAYKMNVEVSDVVKSGGTGLAFISYPEAIAHFDIVPWLFAILFFFMLFVLGVGSLIALKGCAFTVILDAFPHLKTWHVSFGTALVGFLVGLVYITPGGQFIFTMVDFFGGTFIFYVLTIIEVLSVMWWYGLENICLDIEFMSKRRPGPYWRICWAVIIPIVLITVFVYFIATLEELKYEDQSYPGYIIVWGWALFGVGVMQPLIWWGIEIGKNYKREGVSKAILRTFKHENWGPKEEEFYNNWVEFKRERRQKTATGRHWFKHKLCVLVGK; from the exons ATGGACGAAACGACGAAAAACAGGGGCAAATGGGGCAACAGCATCGAGTTCCTAATGTCCTGCATTGCCATGAACGTGGGCTTGGGCAACATTTGGCGTTTCCCCTTCGTGGCGTACGAAAACGGCGGTGGCGCCTTCCTCATCCCCTACATCTCCGTCCTAATCCTCCTCGGCCGCCCCATGTACTACCTGGAAATGTGCCTCGGCCAGTTCAGCAGCCGAGGCAACGTCGAAATGTTCGAGTCCATAGCCCAGGTGTTGAAAGGGGTCGGTTTTGGGCAACTAATCGGGACGTTTTCCGTGGCCACCTACTACTGCTCCCTGATGGCCTTGACCCTGTACTACTTGATCCATTCGTTCCGGCCCGACCTGCCCTGGTCGCAGTGCGACCCCAACTGGGGTCGGGACACGTGGCTGGGCAACAATACGTGCATTCCGAGCAAGAGCACGGAAGTGGGGGTCGAGAATTCGGTCAGCTCGGCTGAAGCCTGGTTCAGGATCGAGGTGTTGAGGGAAGCCACGGATTTGTCGCATGGGATAGGGTACCCCAATTGGGAGTTGACGCTCTGTTTGCTGTGCTCGTGGATTATCACGTTTTGTATTTGCGCCAAAGGGGTGCAAAGCTCGGGAAAAGCGGCGTATTTTCTTGCgatttttccatttattatACTTTTCGCGCTTTTGATTCGGTCGGTTACGCTGGAGGGGGCTGGACAAGggattttgtattttgtcaAGCCCAACTGGGAAAAGTTACTAAGTGCACAG GTATGGTATGCAGCCGTCACTCAATGTTTCTTTTCCTTGAACATCGGTTTCGGTTCGGTTACAATGTACGCATCTTATAACAGCTTCGATCACAATGTTTACAG AGACGCAATGGTGGTCACAACTCTTGACACTTTCACTTCATTTCTATCCGGTTTGATAATTTTCGGGATTTTAGGAAATTTAGCTTACAAGATGAACGTAGAAGTGTCAGATGTTGTAAAATCTGGTGGAACAGGTTTAGCTTTTATCTCATACCCTGAAGCTATAGCTCATTTTGATATTGTACCATGG TTATTTgctattttgtttttcttcatGTTGTTTGTACTGGGCGTTGGAAGTTTAATAGCGTTAAAAGGGTGCGCTTTTACGGTGATTTTGGACGCTTTTCCCCATTTGAAAACATGGCATGTGTCATTTGGAACGGCTTTGGTTGGCTTTCTGGTCGGTTTAGTCTACATCACCCCG GGTGGccaatttattttcacaatgGTGGATTTTTTCGGCGGTACTTTCATTTTCTACGTCCTGACCATAATCGAAGTCCTTTCGGTGATGTGGTGGTACG GATTGGAAAATATCTGCCTCGACATTGAGTTTATGTCAAAAAGACGTCCAGGGCCGTACTGGCGAATTTGCTGGGCCGTCATAATCCCAATCGTCCTTATCACCGTTTTCGTGTATTTTATCGCAACGTTAGAAGAGTTAAAATACGAGGACCAGTCATACCCAGGCTACATCATTG TGTGGGGGTGGGCCTTGTTTGGCGTGGGTGTGATGCAGCCTTTGATTTGGTGGGGGATTGAAATCGGGAAGAATTACAAAAGGGAAGGCGTTTCCAAG GCAATACTGCGGACGTTCAAGCATGAAAATTGGGGCCCCAAAGAAGAGGAGTTTTACAACAACTGGGTGGAATTCAAGCGGGAAAGGCGGCAAAAAACGGCCACGGGCCGGCACTGGTTCAAGCACAAATTATGCGTGCTTGTAGGAAAGTAG